Proteins co-encoded in one Prunus persica cultivar Lovell chromosome G6, Prunus_persica_NCBIv2, whole genome shotgun sequence genomic window:
- the LOC109949852 gene encoding G-type lectin S-receptor-like serine/threonine-protein kinase RLK1 — protein sequence MTITVRLLLFSSLFLLPVSVFAQTNGSIAVGASLTATAGNSSPWFSPSGDFAFGFLPLGNNDLFLLSIWYAKIPNRTIVWYANRDNKPALAPNGSTVNLANSGLELASPQGEELWKSETIVGVVANGVMNNTGNFVLQDGKSGNLWETFNNPTDTLLPGQKIERSGTLSSRYSETDYSKGRFQLLLQEDGKLVLSSINLPTEFANEPYYETDTTSGTVAGSEGKELVFNVSGYLYVLRENGGKYNLAGEEVVSARDNYIRATLNFDGIFAQYYHPKNFTGNVSWTLLWSEPDDICRRITEDSGFGICGYNSICKLNADNRPTCQCPRGFSLLDPKEPFGSCKPDFIQGCEEDELTTTKDPYDVIVMTNIDWPISDYAEFRPFTAEKCNESCFQDCLCAVAVFRNETCWKKKLPLSNGRVDVSLNSKAFFKVRKDNPTLQFSPMPNPDDKKKKSSNTLIPVESVILATSIFVSFIFSAAVCLGFLFVFRKKQVRSIKNMLDSNLYSFSYRELQEATNGFTEELGRGAFGVVYKGTIQIGSGVQVAVKKLNCVIQDGEKEFKTELSVIGKTHHKNLVCLVGYCDEGEHRLLVYEFLSNGTLASFLFADTKPSWTQRFEIACGVAKGLLYLHEECSTQVIHCDIKPQNILLDDYYTARISDFGLAKLLMMNQSHTHTAIRGTKGYVAPEWFRNMPITAKVDVYSFGVVLLEIICCRRSVDVENGCEDRAILTDWVYDCYRDGILDAVLDYEVEALDDRKKLVMIGIWCIQEDPSLRPTMRKVVQMLEGVVEVHVPPCPSPYTRTG from the coding sequence ATGACTATTACTGTACGGCTGCTTCTGTTTTCCTCACTGTTTCTGCTACCAGTTTCTGTGTTTGCTCAAACTAACGGTAGCATAGCAGTCGGTGCTTCTCTTACTGCAACTGCAGGTAACTCCTCACCATGGTTTTCTCCATCTGGTGATTTTGCCTTTGGATTTCTGCCACTTGGAAACAATGATCTTTTCCTGCTCTCAATATGGTATGCCAAAATACCAAACAGAACCATAGTTTGGTATGCAAATAGGGATAATAAGCCTGCGCTTGCACCTAATGGATCAACTGTGAACTTGGCTAACAGTGGACTAGAGCTTGCAAGTCCTCAGGGTGAAGAGCTATGGAAATCTGAAACCATTGTTGGTGTTGTTGCCAATGGGGTCATGAATAATACTGGCAACTTTGTTCTTCAAGATGGCAAATCAGGAAATTTATGGGAGACCTTCAACAATCCTACAGATACCTTGTTGCCTGgacagaaaattgaaagaagTGGGACGCTCTCATCTCGATATTCGGAGACTGACTATTCAAAAGGACGGTTCCAGCTGCTTCTGCAAGAAGATGGGAAACTTGTGCTCAGCTCCATAAACTTGCCAACAGAATTTGCCAACGAACCTTACTATGAAACCGACACTACCTCAGGGACTGTGGCAGGTAGTGAAGGTAAAGAATTGGTTTTCAATGTCTCAGGCTACTTGTATGTTCTGAGAGAGAATGGTGGAAAGTACAATCTTGCAGGGGAAGAGGTAGTCTCAGCAAGGGACAACTATATTAGAGCAACTCTCAACTTTGATGGGATTTTCGCTCAGTATTATCACCCAAAGAATTTCACTGGAAATGTAAGCTGGACTCTTCTGTGGTCAGAGCCAGATGATATTTGCCGAAGAATTACAGAAGATTCAGGTTTTGGTATTTGTGGGTACAACAGTATCTGCAAGCTCAACGCTGATAATAGGCCAACCTGTCAATGCCCAAGAGGATTCTCTTTACTTGATCCAAAGGAACCATTTGGGAGCTGCAAACCGGATTTCATACAAGGCTGTGAAGAAGATGAGCTTACTACCACAAAAGATCCATATGATGTAATCGTGATGACAAATATTGATTGGCCAATCTCAGATTATGCAGAGTTCAGACCTTTTACTGCAGAAAAGTGCAATGAATCTTGCTTTCAAGATTGTTTGTGTGCTGTTGCTGTTTTCAGGAATGAAACCTgctggaaaaagaaattacctCTCTCAAATGGGAGAGTGGATGTCAGTCTTAATTCAAAGGCTTTCTTCAAAGTCAGAAAGGATAACCCAACTCTACAATTTTCTCCAATGCCAAATCCAGatgataagaagaagaagagcagtAACACTTTGATACCCGTGGAATCCGTAATTCTGGCTACCTCTATCTTTGTTAGTTTTATATTTAGTGCTGCTGTTTGTCTGGGATTTTTATTCGTTTTCCGGAAGAAACAAGTAAGGTCTATCAAAAATATGTTGGACTCAAATTTGTATTCTTTTAGTTACCGAGAGCTTCAAGAAGCTACAAATGGATTCACAGAAGAATTAGGAAGGGGTGCGTTTGGAGTTGTTTACAAAGGGACAATACAAATTGGTTCTGGTGTCCAAGTGGCAGTGAAGAAGCTAAACTGTGTGATACAAGATGGTGAGAAGGAATTCAAGACAGAACTGAGCGTAATTGGTAAGACACATCACAAGAATCTAGTTTGCCTGGTTGGGTATTGTGACGAAGGGGAACATCGATTGCTAGTATACGAGTTCTTAAGCAATGGCACGTTAGCAAGCTTCCTTTTTGCTGATACAAAACCCAGTTGGACGCAGCGATTTGAAATTGCTTGTGGAGTTGCCAAGGGACTTTTGTACTTGCATGAAGAGTGCAGCACCCAAGTCATCCATTGTGATATAAAGCCTCAGAACATACTGCTTGACGATTATTACACTGCTCGGATCTCTGATTTTGGATTGGCAAAGCTTTTGATGATGAATCAGAGCCACACACATACTGCCATTAGAGGAACAAAAGGGTATGTTGCCCCTGAGTGGTTCAGGAACATGCCAATCACTGCCAAAGTTGATGTGTATAGCTTTGGTGTTGTGCTGCTTGAGATCATTTGCTGTAGGAGAAGCGTTGATGTGGAAAATGGCTGTGAAGACAGAGCAATTTTAACGGATTGGGTGTACGATTGCTACCGTGATGGGATATTAGATGCTGTTCTAGATTATGAAGTTGAGGCATTGGATGATAGAAAGAAGCTTGTGATGATTGGTATTTGGTGTATTCAAGAAGACCCATCTCTTAGACCAACTATGAGGAAAGTTGTGCAGATGCTTGAAGGCGTGGTGGAAGTACATGTTCCTCCATGTCCCTCTCCGTATACCAGAACAGGCTGA
- the LOC109950008 gene encoding LOW QUALITY PROTEIN: G-type lectin S-receptor-like serine/threonine-protein kinase RLK1 (The sequence of the model RefSeq protein was modified relative to this genomic sequence to represent the inferred CDS: inserted 1 base in 1 codon), which produces MDELTNTDCPRSDYELFTSYNVEACKTSCFEDCLCAAAVSRDNRCWKKKLPLSNGRQDSGVNGKTFLKSRSSGTLQSPTPPLPPKAKNQNTLIIVGSALLGSSVFVIAVKVLDRVFNDKEKEFKAEVKVIGQTHHRNLVRLLGYCDEGLHRLLVYEYLNNGTLASFLFGDDVKPSWQQRSHIALGIAGGLVYLHEECSTQIIHCDIKPQNILLDEYYNAQISDFGLAKLLNQTQASXTAIRGTKGYVAFDWFKSAPVSVKVDVLDALIENDMEAMHDMNKVDGGHLVHPRKPCSETYQEEGYADA; this is translated from the exons ATGGATGAGCTTACAAATACTGATTGTCCAAGATCAGATTATGAGTTGTTTACATCTTATAATGTTGAAGCGTGCAAAACATCTTGCTTTGAAGATTGTCTATGTGCTGCAGCTGTTTCTAGAGACAACAGATGTTGGAAGAAAAAACTACCACTTTCAAATGGAAGACAGGATAGTGGAGTTAACGGTAAGACTTTCCTTAAATCAAGGAGTAGTGGTACCCTCCAAAGCCCAACTCCTCCATTACCTCCAAAGGCAAAGAATCAGAACACTTTGATCATTGTGGGATCAGCACTCTTGGGTAGTTCTGTGTTTGTCA TTGCTGTCAAGGTGTTGGACAGAGTATTTAACgacaaggaaaaagaattcAAAGCTGAAGTTAAGGTCATAGGCCAAACACATCACAGGAATCTTGTCAGACTTCTAGGATATTGTGATGAGGGACTGCACAGGTTGCTGGTATATGAGTACTTGAACAATGGCACTTTGGCCAGCTTCCTTTTTGGGGATGATGTCAAGCCCAGTTGGCAACAAAGAAGCCACATTGCATTGGGGATTGCTGGAGGGCTCGTTTACTTGCATGAAGAATGCAGCACACAGATCATCCATTGTGATATAAAGCCTCAGAATATACTTCTTGATGAATATTACAACGCTCAAATATCCGACTTTGGATTGGCAAAGCTGCTCAATCAAACCCAAGCTT AAACAGCAATCAGAGGAACAAAAGGGTATGTTGCATTTGATTGGTTCAAGTCTGCACCAGTCTCTGTGAAGGTTGATGT ATTAGATGCTCTGATTGAAAATGACATGGAGGCCATGCATGATATGAACAAAGTTGATGGTGGCCATTTGGTGCATCCAAGAAAACCCTGCAGTGAGACCTACCAAGAAGAAGGTTATGCTGATGCTTGA
- the LOC109950010 gene encoding uncharacterized protein LOC109950010, giving the protein MSTSGILIVSLYVDDIIYTGSSKEMMAKFKNEMMRQYGMTDLGLLHHFLGLGVLQTDTCIFLHQKKYAKTLLDKFGLKDCKPVATPLAVNEKLSKMDGSDLADETLYRQMVGSLLYLTATRPDIMFAASLLARFMHNPTKKHMGTQRGC; this is encoded by the coding sequence ATGTCTACAAGTGGTATTCTCATTGTGTCACtatatgtagatgatattATCTACACAGGGAGCTCAAAAGAAATGATGGCTAAATTCAAGAATGAGATGATGAGGCAATATGGGATGACTGACCTAGGATTGCTTCATCACTTCCTTGGCCTTGGAGTTCTACAAACTGATACCTGCATCTTCTTACACCAGAAGAAGTATGCAAAGACTTTGCTTGACAAGTTTGGACTCAAGGATTGCAAGCCTGTTGCAACACCACTGGCTGTGAATGAAAAATTGTCAAAGATGGATGGAAGTGATCTTGCAGATGAAACTTTGTATAGGCAAATGGTGGGGAGTTTGCTCTACTTGACTGCAACCAGACCAGATATCATGTTTGCAGCAAGCCTCTTGGCTAGATTCATGCATAATCCAACCAAGAAGCACATGGGAACGCAAAGAGGGTGCTGA
- the LOC109949466 gene encoding G-type lectin S-receptor-like serine/threonine-protein kinase RLK1, which translates to MPNHIGARKLAMAFTVRLLLFSCLFLLPVSVFAQTNGSIAVGDSLTATAANSSPWLSPSGDFAFGFFPLGSNGLFLLSIWYAKIPDRTIVWYADRDNEAAVAPKGSTVNLTANSGLVLKSPQGEELWKSEISVGVVANGVMNDTGNFVLQDRNSESLWETFNNPTDTLLPGQKIERSGTLSSRQSETNYLKGRFQLLLQGDGNLVISTINLPTEFANEPYYSTDTTSGTVAGSEGKELVFNVSGYLYVLRENGGKYNLAGEEVVSARDNYIRATLNFDGIFAQYYHPKNFTGNVSWTLRWSEPDDICQRNREDSGVGVCGYNSICTLKDKRPTCGCPKGFSLLDPNDPYRGCKPDFIQGCEEDELSGTKYLYDVEVLTNTDWPTSDYVKVYPFTAERCNESCFQDCLCAVAIFRSETCWKKKLPLSNGRVDVNLNSQAFIKVRKDNSTLQFPPMPNPDDKKTKKKSSNTVICVESIILAASIFVSFMFSAAACRGFFFVFRKKHVRSVENILDSNLHSFSYQELQEATNGFTEELGRGTFGVVYKGTIQIGSGVQVAVKKLNGVIQDGEKEFKTELRVIGKTHHKNLVCLVGYCDEGQHRLLVYEFLSKGTLASFLFTDIKPSWRQRIEIAYGVSRGLLYSHEDCGTQIIHCDIKPQNILLDDYYTARISDFGLAKLLMMNQSKTHTAIRGTKGYVAPEWFRNMPITTKVDVYSFGVVLLEIICCRRSVDVENNCEEKVILTDWVYDCYLEGELDAVVDYEVQALGDKTTLEKFVMVAIWCIQEDPSVRPNMKKVVQMLEGVVEVKVPPCPSAFVSQV; encoded by the coding sequence ATGCCTAACCACATTGGTGCTAGAAAATTAGCAATGGCTTTTACTGTACGGCTGCTTCTGTTTTCCTGTCTGTTTCTGCTACCAGTTTCTGTGTTTGCTCAAACTAACGGCAGCATAGCAGTGGGGGATTCCCTAACTGCAACTGCAGCTAACTCCTCACCATGGCTTTCTCCATCTGGTGATTTTGCCTTTGGATTTTTTCCACTTGGAAGCAATGGTCTTTTCCTGCTCTCAATATGGTATGCCAAAATACCAGACAGAACCATAGTTTGGTATGCAGATCGGGATAATGAGGCTGCAGTTGCACCCAAGGGGTCAACTGTGAACTTGACTGCCAACAGCGGTCTAGTGCTTAAAAGTCCTCAAGGTGAAGAGCTATGGAAATCTGAAATCAGTGTTGGTGTTGTTGCTAATGGGGTCATGAATGATACAGGCAACTTTGTTCTTCAAGATAGAAATTCAGAAAGCTTATGGGAGACCTTCAACAATCCTACAGATACCTTGTTGCCTGgacagaaaattgaaagaagTGGGACGCTTTCGTCTCGACAATCGGAGACTAACTATTTGAAAGGACGGTTCCAGCTGCTTCTGCAAGGAGATGGGAACCTTGTAATCAGCACCATAAACTTGCCAACAGAATTTGCCAATGAACCTTACTATTCAACCGACACTACCTCAGGGACTGTGGCAGGTAGTGAAGGTAAAGAATTGGTTTTCAATGTCTCAGGCTACTTGTATGTTCTGAGAGAGAATGGTGGAAAGTACAATCTTGCAGGGGAAGAGGTAGTCTCAGCAAGGGACAACTATATTAGAGCAACTCTCAACTTTGATGGGATTTTTGCTCAATATTATCACCCCAAGAATTTCACTGGAAATGTGAGCTGGACTCTTCGGTGGTCAGAGCCAGATGATATTTGCCAAAGAAATAGAGAAGATTCAGGTGTTGGTGTTTGTGGGTACAACAGTATCTGCACTCTCAAAGATAAGAGGCCAACCTGTGGATGCCCAAAAGGGTTCTCTTTACTTGATCCAAATGATCCATACCGGGGATGCAAACCGGATTTCATACAAGGCTGTGAAGAAGATGAGCTTAGTGgcacaaaatatttatatgatgttgaggtgcTAACAAATACAGATTGGCCAACCTCAGATTATGTAAAGGTATATCCTTTTACTGCAGAGAGGTGCAATGAATCTTGCTTTCAAGATTGTTTGTGTGCTGTTGCTATTTTCCGGTCTGAAACCTGTTGGAAAAAGAAGTTACCTCTCTCAAATGGGAGAGTGGATGTAAATCTTAATTCACAAGCCTTCATCAAAGTCAGAAAGGACAATTCAACTCTACAATTTCCTCCAATGCCAAATCCAGATGacaagaagacgaagaagaagagcagtAACACTGTGATATGCGTGGAGTCTATAATTCTGGCTGCCTCTATCTTTGTTAGTTTTATGTTTAGTGCTGCTGCTTGTCGgggatttttctttgttttccggAAGAAACATGTAAGGTCTGTCGAAAatattttggactcaaatttGCATTCTTTTAGTTACCAAGAGCTTCAAGAAGCTACAAATGGATTCACAGAAGAATTAGGAAGAGGTACCTTCGGAGTTGTTTACAAAGGGACAATACAAATTGGTTCTGGTGTCCAAGTGGCAGTGAAGAAGCTAAACGGTGTGATACAAGATGGTGAGAAGGAATTCAAGACAGAACTGCGAGTAATTGGTAAGACACATCACAAGAATCTAGTTTGCCTGGTTGGGTATTGTGACGAAGGGCAACATCGATTGCTAGTATACGAGTTCTTAAGCAAGGGCACATTAGCAAGCTTCCTTTTTACTGATATCAAACCGAGTTGGAGACAACGAATTGAAATTGCTTATGGAGTTTCCAGAGGACTTCTGTACTCGCATGAAGACTGCGGTACTCAAATTATCCATTGTGATATAAAGCCTCAGAACATACTGCTTGACGATTATTACACTGCTCGAATCTCTGACTTTGGATTGGCAAAGCTTTTGATGATGAATCAGAGCAAGACTCATACTGCCATTAGAGGAACAAAAGGGTATGTTGCACCTGAGTGGTTTAGGAACATGCCAATCACTACCAAAGTTGATGTGTACAGCTTTGGTGTTGTGCTGCTTGAGATCATTTGTTGTAGGAGAAGCGTTGATGTGGAAAATAACTGCGAAGAGAAAGTAATATTAACGGACTGGGTCTACGATTGCTACCTTGAAGGAGAATTAGATGCTGTTGTAGATTATGAAGTTCAGGCCTTGGGTGATAAAACGACACTGGAAAAGTTTGTGATGGTTGCTATTTGGTGTATTCAAGAAGACCCTTCTGTTAGACCGAATATGAAGAAGGTTGTTCAGATGCTTGAAGGAGTGGTGGAAGTAAAAGTTCCACCATGCCCATCCGCATTTGTATCGCAGGTTTAA